GGTAGAACATATTGAACGCATATGGTACACATAACGCACCGTAGCCGAGCGCGGCACCCCAACGTAGCGTTCCGGACTGCTCTATTGAAAATGAATGACTTCCGCCAAGTACGTAAATAGTTTGATGCATCTGATTGACATCGTAgggcagtggtgtaaaaatacttcAAAGTACAATTTAAGtagtttttaaaaatatatatctttactatatatttttaactacttttatttcactacattccttaagaaaatattactttttactacatacattttccttgacacccaaaagtacttgatacattttgaatgcttatcaAGACAGGAAAATACTCAAATTCTCGCACTTCAACcgaatatccctggtcatgcctctgatctggcggactcactataTGCCAAATGCTTTGCCAAATGGCagctggtttgcttaatataaggaatttgaaattatttatatttttacatctgatacttaagtatattttaaacccaatacttttagacttttagtCAAGTAGATTTTACTGAtggacttttacttgagtcattttatattaaggtatctttactttttttactcaagtatgacagttgggtacttttcccCATCACTTCAGTAGGGTGGAGCATTGACGTATTGGAACGTGGCCTGGGAGGCGAAGTGGCGTAGCTTGGGATCCGAAAGTGGTAGAAGGTGTATGTTGTGTTCTGTATTACCAGTTTAGCTAGGCTAGCTGACGTAATCGTTGTAATGAAAATGGGACTGTTCGGGAAAACACAAGATAAACCACCAAAAGACTTGGTAAGTGAAGGCTTCTGGTGAGGGGCGACACGAGCTTGACAGCTAGCTAAACAACTCATTCTAAGCTAGGTACAGAACCTAACAGCTAGGCTAGCGTGCTCTGTTTATTTATGGTACTGTAACAAGGGCGACGTTTATCCAATACCTTTCATCACGATCTCCGTCTTATTTAAACATGAATCGAATAACCTCATATtgtaatgtagctagctaacgtttacGACGGTAGTTTGCGAGTTAGCTAACGTAAGCCAATTGTTGCTAACATTACCATTTCAGTTTGATTGTTAGCTACACAgtagctaacttgctagctagttTATGGCCTTCAATATAAGTCGTGCTTGTTTGCTAGCTACTTGCATTGGAATCATTTGTAGCCTATATTTACAAACTTTATTCCCCCAAATGCTATGGCTGCTGGCCTGTTGCTCATTTACACTCTAGCAGCCAGCACCATCTTTGGATGTAAACAAACGACCATCAATCTAACGTCATTCACTGTACATGGTTGTACTTCAAATTCACACGAAAGAAGAAAAAATTGTTTACACGTCATTTCCTTAAGCTTGACAGTGAATGACACATCTGAGTGTAATATTTGACTAGTGATTTGTTGAAGCTTAATTCACTTGTTTCTGTCATTTAAGGTAAATGAATGGTCACTCAAAATCAGGAAAGAGATGAGAGTGATTGACAGACAAATTCGAGGTGAGAAGAAGTACTTTAAGGCTACTTTAAGGCTATGTGAAGCCTAGTCCAATATTGGTTTAAGAATGTCAGAGAGCAAAAACAATACACTATAATAAAAAAAGCTGCTGTCAAACTTCTGTCATGTTCTACATTAGTTtgttatattacattatattagTGGTCTCTCATTGTTCCTCTTCTATCTCAGACattcagagggaggaggagaaggtaaAGAGATCCATCAAAGATGCTGCTAAAAAGGGACACAGGGACGTATGTGTGGTTCTTGCAAAAGAGATGGTCCAGTCGAAGCGTGCAGTCAGCAAACTTTATGCCTCCAAAGCCCAAATGAACTCTGTACTCCTCAGCATGAAGAACCAGCTTTGTGAGTGTGAAGGAAACTACTGATGTAGCATCACCAGTTACAAAATGCCCAGGATAAGTTAATTTGATGACAAATGAATAGAAATGCTTTGTAACACCGGAAGCTAGTAGGGGTgcagagtttttcctggtcaggccAAGTGGTCAAGTCATGGCCCTAATATGAATATGTACTGCACATGTAATATGCTGCGTGTTACATTACAAAGGGGTGGTGTCTGGTATGTGACTGCTGTTATTTGTCCAGCTGTATTGCGTGTAGCTGGCGCCCTTCAGAAGAGCACAGAGGTCATGAAAGCCATGCAGAGCTTAGTGAAGATCCCAGAGATCCAGGGCACCATGAGGGAGTTGTCCAAGGAGATGATGAAGGTCAGTGACATATCCGCTGACACACTGTGGCCTCTGTGTTACTGTTGGGTACATAAATCCATCATTGCTCATGTGCATTGCTCTATTGCTGCCTCGTCACGTACCGGTGTGAAACCCTCTTTAGAGAGACTCAGGGAAGCCGTCCAGTTTTGAACCACTGCTACGATCCGAAGCTACAAGCATACAATTCATATAACCAACAATATTATGCACGATGTTCAAATTTATATTGAAGAATAAATTAGTAAATATTGTTTGATTATTGATATAACCTTTTGGTGCTGTGTATGTCCCACAGGCTGGTATCATAGAGGAGATGCTGGAGGATACCTTTGAAAGCATGGAGGATGATGAGATGGAGGAGGCAGCAGAGGCAGAAGTTGATAGGATCCTCTTTGAGATCACAGCAGGTAAAGATTGTCCTTCTGGCAATGAAACTGGTCTCAAAACGTTGTTTGGGACTGTAAATGTTCACCTGTCTGGTGGGGGCTGATGGTAAAAAATGTAATGTTGTACATGCTGACCCCTGGTGGTTTGTTCCATATTAGGCGCCCTTGGCAAAGCGCCTAGCAAAGTCACAGACGCCCTACCTGAAATGGAGCCTCCTGCCGCAGCCTCAGAGGATGAGTCGGAGGAGGACATTGAGGAGATGCAGTCCAGACTGGCAGCCTTAAGGAGCTAAGATTGAGCTTTGACTGCTTTTAGTCCCATTAAAGTATTTTTGCCTGCTCAAGTATGAACAAAAACAAGTTTGGTCTAGGGTTAATCTAGTCTCTTCTCAAACATATTGTCTCTTTCTTTCACATTATTGTTTATGATTCGCTTTGGGCTGAGAACTTTTGAATGCTTAGGGCTAACTAACATATCAGATCTGTTCTTATGAAAGTTGGCTTTTATGACCTTACAGATAATCTGGGTAAACCCAGAAATCACCCAAAGTGTGGTGACTGTATACCTACCCAATGTTGCGAAAATCTATATTAATCCCAAGATCGCTGAAAGAATGCTCATGCCTATCTAAAGTGATGAGTGTGGTCTGATTATTTTGGGGAAGCTGAGGCTTCATCCTGCAATAGGGTGGATTAACCACCCACTGGGCGAAAAccggttgaatcaacgttgtttctacATCTAATCAATGAAATTACGATGAACCAACATAGAATAGACGTCGagctgacgtctgtgcccagtgggcggAGACTTACTCTGAGCCGCTCACTGACATATCTAATCCGTAATGGAAATGTCTTGCTCTACATTGCGACATTAAATGAGTGACTCATCAAATTTTAGTGTTCATGAAACTTTAATCCATCACTACTCTGATCTAGTTCTGAAATCTAAAATGTAaaacaatatacactgagtataccaaacattagcaacaccttcctaataaggAGTTACACCCccctttttccctcagaacagcctcaatttgtcgtggcatggactccacaaggtgttgaaaacaTTCCATGCTTCCCACAGTagtgtcaagttagctggatgtcctttggttgcGGGACTATTCTTGATTCACACGGGAAacggttgagcatgaaaaacctagcagcattgcagttcttgacacaaactggtgtgcttggcacctactaccataccctgttcaaaggcacttcaatattttgtctttcccattcaccctcttaaTGGcgtacatacacaatccatgtctcaattgtcttaaggcttaaaaatccttatttatcTTGTCTCCTCCCTTAATCGGaactgattgaagtagatttaacaagtgacattaataagggatcatagcattcaccttgtcagtctgtcacggaaaagcaggtgttcttaatgttttgtacaatcaaTGTGTTTAATTTACTTTCAGCATTTGAAACACAGGATCTAAAAAGCAAAGTTATCTGTACAGTGCATATATCTATTTTCTTTATATAATGTTGTTTGGAGGGGTAAAAAAAGGAATGCAAATTCTAACCGATTTTGGATGTCAGAATCATGCTTCTTTAACTATTGTTGGCCTCAAAGTCCTTAAATTTGTTCTGCTTATTCAGTAAAAAATCTGATTGGTTAGTCTCATTTCAGATCCTGTGTGTTATGGGTTGTTTTTTTTCTGTGCATACTTTTGTTTTTTATGTGGCCAGGAAATTATGGAAATAAACATGAATGATTTTACTGTTGCCTGGCCTCTCAATACTTGAATGTTACCTGAAAGTTCAGGAAACTGGATGAGTAGGATGAAAGGGAAAACGTGAACAAATGTGTGTTTCGTTCGGTTGGTAGGTCACTTTACTTTTGTTGTTTTATTTTATGGGAAAGAGCAACATCTGTGAAAACACATTCAGGAGAGAGAGTCTTAGAGCGAAACAGTGCATCTTTCATCTGGGTTGCTTTTCCCTTGGCTTCAAAGGGATTAGCTTTATAACCAAATGTAACCAAACCCTATCTCTGTCCTCTGTT
This genomic stretch from Oncorhynchus keta strain PuntledgeMale-10-30-2019 chromosome 29, Oket_V2, whole genome shotgun sequence harbors:
- the chmp3 gene encoding charged multivesicular body protein 3 isoform X1; the encoded protein is MKMGLFGKTQDKPPKDLVNEWSLKIRKEMRVIDRQIRDIQREEEKVKRSIKDAAKKGHRDVCVVLAKEMVQSKRAVSKLYASKAQMNSVLLSMKNQLSVLRVAGALQKSTEVMKAMQSLVKIPEIQGTMRELSKEMMKAGIIEEMLEDTFESMEDDEMEEAAEAEVDRILFEITAGALGKAPSKVTDALPEMEPPAAASEDESEEDIEEMQSRLAALRS
- the chmp3 gene encoding charged multivesicular body protein 3 isoform X2, coding for MRVIDRQIRDIQREEEKVKRSIKDAAKKGHRDVCVVLAKEMVQSKRAVSKLYASKAQMNSVLLSMKNQLSVLRVAGALQKSTEVMKAMQSLVKIPEIQGTMRELSKEMMKAGIIEEMLEDTFESMEDDEMEEAAEAEVDRILFEITAGALGKAPSKVTDALPEMEPPAAASEDESEEDIEEMQSRLAALRS